The following are encoded in a window of Prevotella melaninogenica genomic DNA:
- a CDS encoding cell division protein FtsQ yields MHIKWKKIIITALDIVLAIYLIMAVTSWNKPDESKQLCTKVNINISDSNNAGFLTATEIKQILEKAHLYPLNKKITDINPRKIEEALKVGPFINTAQCYKTKDGHVNIYITQRMPIIRIKSSNGADYYLDDNGGILPNSKYTSDLIIATGNIDNNFARLYIAPLAKAISAEPLWLNQIEQINVLPDRGIELVPRVGNHIIFMGYLPKNNGPWKRKHDINIFVKKKLSRLEKFYRYGLSQAGWNKYSYIDIEFDNQIICKKRDEKAEKEEEDTLLKKAQSEQVEDVQRTEEEERDKARKEVKRQEDASAGLTE; encoded by the coding sequence ATGCACATTAAGTGGAAAAAGATAATTATCACTGCGCTGGATATTGTACTGGCTATTTATCTCATCATGGCAGTTACCTCATGGAACAAGCCTGATGAGAGCAAACAGCTATGCACCAAAGTGAATATCAACATATCTGACTCTAACAATGCTGGCTTTCTTACCGCTACAGAAATCAAACAAATATTAGAGAAAGCCCACCTCTATCCCCTCAATAAGAAGATAACTGACATCAATCCACGCAAGATTGAGGAGGCATTAAAAGTGGGACCATTCATCAATACAGCCCAATGCTACAAAACAAAAGATGGACACGTCAACATCTATATTACTCAACGTATGCCGATTATCCGCATTAAAAGTAGCAATGGAGCTGATTACTATCTTGATGATAATGGGGGAATACTCCCGAACTCTAAGTATACCAGCGACTTAATCATTGCAACTGGCAATATAGATAATAACTTTGCACGCCTTTATATTGCTCCTCTTGCCAAGGCTATCAGTGCTGAACCACTATGGCTGAACCAAATAGAGCAGATTAATGTCTTACCAGACAGAGGCATTGAGTTAGTACCACGTGTCGGTAATCATATCATCTTCATGGGTTACTTGCCTAAAAACAATGGTCCATGGAAGCGTAAGCACGATATAAATATCTTCGTTAAAAAGAAGTTGTCACGCTTAGAGAAGTTCTATCGATATGGTCTTTCACAGGCTGGTTGGAACAAATACTCTTACATCGACATAGAATTCGACAACCAAATCATCTGTAAGAAACGTGATGAGAAAGCCGAGAAAGAAGAAGAGGATACATTGCTTAAGAAGGCTCAGTCTGAACAAGTAGAAGACGTACAACGTACAGAAGAGGAGGAAAGAGATAAAGCCCGTAAGGAAGTGAAACGGCAAGAAGATGCCTCAGCAGGACTTACGGAATAA
- the ftsA gene encoding cell division protein FtsA, with the protein MAEFIVAIELGSSKITGIAGKKNLDGSISVLAVVKEDATQCIRKGVVYNIDKTGQCLTGIINKLRKQLKYEISQVYVGVGGQSIRSVRNVIVKDLPTDTIITSDMINELMDANRNMTYPDQEILDAATQEYKVDNQFVLDPVGIKATRLEGNFLNILWRKAFYDNLNNCFEKSGISIAEMYLAPLALADAVLSEAEKRGGCVLVDFGADTTTVSVYYKNILRHLAVIPLGGNNITKDIASLQMEEKDAEAMKLKYGSAFTENNDIDNTLKYSIDPERTVESRKFIEIVEARIGEIVENVWCQVPSDYADKLLGGIILTGGGMNLKNIERCIRNTTHIDKIRKANFVTHTIASSNADITAKNGDMNTILGLLIKGEMNCAGQEYNPAQSNLFNNEDIAVATPIDQQQQPYTPSSTTRQGQGIVPTPEEKKKAEAERRKREEEERKLREEEEARERELEEEKRRNSFWNKFSRKVKDFGKIIMSEDEE; encoded by the coding sequence ATGGCAGAGTTCATAGTAGCCATTGAATTAGGCTCATCAAAGATTACGGGAATCGCTGGCAAAAAGAATCTTGACGGCAGTATCTCCGTGCTTGCTGTTGTAAAGGAAGACGCTACACAGTGTATTCGCAAGGGTGTCGTTTACAACATCGACAAGACCGGACAGTGCCTCACTGGCATCATCAACAAACTAAGAAAACAACTGAAGTATGAGATTTCTCAGGTCTATGTAGGCGTGGGAGGACAGTCTATACGAAGCGTTCGCAACGTTATCGTAAAGGATCTGCCTACTGATACCATCATTACCTCAGATATGATTAATGAGTTAATGGATGCCAACCGCAATATGACTTATCCTGACCAGGAGATTCTCGATGCTGCCACACAGGAGTATAAGGTTGACAACCAGTTTGTTCTCGACCCAGTCGGTATCAAAGCCACTCGTCTTGAGGGTAACTTCCTTAATATCCTTTGGCGCAAGGCTTTCTATGATAACCTCAACAACTGCTTTGAGAAGTCTGGCATCTCTATTGCCGAGATGTACCTTGCACCTTTGGCCTTGGCTGATGCCGTGTTGAGCGAGGCTGAGAAACGTGGAGGTTGTGTATTGGTTGACTTCGGTGCTGATACAACAACAGTTTCCGTATATTACAAGAACATTCTCCGTCACTTGGCTGTTATTCCATTGGGTGGTAACAATATTACAAAGGACATTGCCAGCCTACAGATGGAAGAAAAGGATGCTGAGGCGATGAAGCTTAAGTATGGTTCTGCTTTCACTGAAAATAACGATATCGACAATACATTAAAATACTCTATAGACCCAGAACGTACCGTAGAGAGCCGTAAGTTCATTGAAATCGTTGAGGCACGTATTGGTGAAATCGTTGAGAATGTATGGTGTCAGGTACCATCTGACTATGCCGACAAACTTCTTGGCGGTATCATTCTCACTGGTGGTGGTATGAACTTAAAGAACATTGAACGCTGTATTCGTAATACCACACATATCGACAAGATTCGTAAAGCAAACTTCGTTACACATACCATCGCTTCAAGCAATGCAGATATCACAGCTAAGAATGGTGACATGAACACAATTCTCGGTTTGCTTATCAAGGGTGAGATGAACTGTGCTGGACAAGAATACAACCCTGCACAGAGCAATCTCTTCAACAACGAAGACATTGCAGTAGCAACTCCTATTGATCAACAGCAGCAACCTTACACACCATCCTCTACAACAAGACAGGGACAAGGTATTGTTCCAACACCTGAAGAGAAGAAGAAGGCTGAAGCTGAACGTCGTAAGCGTGAAGAGGAAGAACGCAAGTTGCGTGAGGAAGAGGAAGCAAGAGAGCGCGAACTCGAAGAGGAGAAGCGTCGCAATAGCTTCTGGAACAAATTCTCACGTAAGGTGAAAGATTTCGGAAAAATCATTATGAGTGAGGATGAAGAGTAA
- the ftsZ gene encoding cell division protein FtsZ — protein sequence MADNNNKMDILDFGDGDVADSIIKVIGVGGGGGNAVNHMYREGIHDVTFVLCNTDAQALNDSPVPVHLQLGKEGLGAGNRPERARQAAEETSEDIKRMLNDGTKMAFITAGMGGGTGTGAAPVIARVSKELGILTVGIVTIPFRFEGAKKIDQALDGVEEMAKHVDALLVINNERLREIYPELSLLNGFRKADDTLSVAAKSIAEIITVHGIMNLDFNDVKTVLKDGGVAIMSTGYGEGEGRVKQAIEDALNSPLLNDNDVYKSKKILLSINFNTDDKDNPGLTMEEMGDVTEFMNHFSADFELKWGLAIDPELDKKVKVTILATGFGIEDVDGMGSHIKKQTQEDAARQAEEEEKAAERRDRRDRFYKDNNSSQYKHRPHIYRFTADELDNEDVILAVENTPTYKRTKQMIKDIKRISNPEQDNEENESNEGAVEGVISFV from the coding sequence ATGGCAGACAACAATAATAAAATGGATATATTAGACTTCGGTGACGGCGATGTAGCTGATAGCATCATCAAGGTCATTGGTGTCGGTGGTGGTGGTGGTAACGCCGTAAACCACATGTACAGAGAAGGTATCCACGATGTGACCTTCGTACTCTGTAACACGGATGCGCAGGCACTCAACGACTCTCCTGTTCCTGTTCATCTGCAATTGGGTAAGGAAGGATTAGGTGCTGGAAACCGTCCTGAACGTGCACGTCAGGCTGCAGAAGAGACCAGCGAGGATATCAAGCGTATGCTCAACGATGGTACGAAGATGGCATTTATCACCGCTGGTATGGGTGGTGGTACGGGTACTGGTGCAGCACCTGTCATCGCACGTGTCAGCAAGGAATTGGGTATTCTCACCGTGGGTATCGTTACAATTCCATTCCGTTTCGAGGGAGCTAAGAAGATAGATCAGGCGTTGGATGGCGTTGAAGAGATGGCAAAGCACGTCGATGCGTTACTCGTTATCAACAATGAACGTCTCCGCGAGATTTACCCTGAACTGAGTTTGCTCAATGGTTTCCGTAAGGCTGACGACACCCTGAGCGTGGCTGCTAAGAGTATTGCAGAGATTATCACCGTTCATGGTATTATGAACCTCGACTTCAACGATGTTAAGACAGTCCTCAAAGATGGTGGTGTAGCTATCATGTCTACTGGTTATGGTGAGGGTGAAGGTCGTGTCAAGCAGGCGATTGAGGATGCACTCAACTCACCACTGCTCAACGATAACGATGTCTATAAGTCTAAGAAGATTCTGCTCTCAATCAACTTCAACACCGACGACAAGGACAATCCTGGTTTGACAATGGAGGAAATGGGCGATGTAACAGAGTTCATGAACCACTTCAGCGCAGACTTCGAATTGAAATGGGGACTTGCTATTGACCCTGAACTCGACAAGAAGGTTAAGGTTACTATCCTTGCAACGGGCTTCGGTATCGAGGATGTTGACGGTATGGGTAGCCATATCAAGAAGCAGACACAAGAGGATGCAGCACGTCAGGCAGAGGAAGAGGAGAAGGCTGCAGAGCGTCGTGACCGTCGTGATCGTTTCTATAAGGACAACAACAGCTCACAATATAAGCACCGTCCACACATCTATCGCTTTACTGCGGATGAACTCGACAACGAGGATGTTATCCTTGCTGTAGAGAACACACCAACCTATAAGCGTACTAAGCAGATGATTAAGGACATCAAACGCATCAGTAATCCTGAGCAAGATAATGAAGAAAACGAAAGCAACGAAGGCGCAGTTGAAGGCGTTATTAGCTTCGTATAA
- a CDS encoding YeiH family protein translates to MKLTEQRSSMLHGVLLITLFACAAFYIGDMGWVKALSLSPMVVGIILGMLYANSLRNNLPDTWVPGIAFCGKRVLRFGIILYGFRLTFQDVVAVGFPAIIVDAIIVCGTILLGVLVGRLLKMDRSIALLAACGSGICGAAAVLGVDGAIRPKPYKTAVAVATVVIFGTLSMFLYPILYRAGVFDLSPDAMGIFAGSTIHEVAHVVGAGNAMGAAVSNSAIIVKMIRVMMLVPVLLVIAFFVAKNVAGRGEEAGGSSKINIPWFAILFLVVIGFNSLNLLPKELVDFINTLDTFLLTMAMSALGAETSIEKFKKAGFKPFLLAAILWCWLIGGGYCLAKYLVPMLGVGC, encoded by the coding sequence ATGAAGTTAACAGAACAGCGTAGTAGTATGCTTCATGGTGTACTGCTGATTACTTTGTTTGCTTGTGCAGCGTTCTATATCGGTGATATGGGATGGGTGAAAGCACTTTCGTTGAGTCCGATGGTCGTTGGTATTATCTTGGGTATGCTTTATGCCAACAGTCTTCGCAATAACCTTCCAGACACTTGGGTGCCCGGTATTGCCTTCTGCGGGAAACGTGTTTTGCGCTTTGGAATTATCCTTTATGGTTTCCGTTTGACCTTTCAAGACGTGGTGGCTGTGGGTTTCCCTGCTATCATTGTGGATGCAATTATTGTATGTGGAACTATTCTCTTAGGTGTTTTGGTCGGTAGACTTTTGAAGATGGACCGCAGTATAGCTCTTTTGGCAGCTTGTGGAAGTGGTATCTGTGGAGCCGCAGCGGTGTTAGGTGTCGACGGAGCTATCCGTCCGAAGCCTTATAAGACAGCTGTGGCGGTAGCGACGGTGGTCATCTTCGGTACACTTTCAATGTTCCTTTATCCTATTCTTTATCGTGCAGGTGTCTTTGATTTATCACCCGATGCAATGGGAATCTTTGCAGGTTCTACGATTCATGAGGTGGCTCACGTTGTTGGCGCAGGTAATGCGATGGGAGCTGCCGTGAGCAATTCAGCGATCATCGTTAAGATGATTCGTGTGATGATGTTGGTACCTGTGTTGTTGGTTATAGCCTTTTTTGTTGCAAAGAATGTTGCTGGGCGAGGTGAGGAAGCAGGCGGTAGTAGTAAGATAAACATTCCTTGGTTTGCTATTCTCTTCCTTGTGGTCATCGGTTTTAACTCTTTGAACTTACTTCCAAAAGAACTTGTCGACTTTATCAATACCCTCGATACCTTCCTGCTTACAATGGCTATGTCTGCACTTGGTGCTGAAACGAGTATAGAGAAGTTCAAAAAAGCTGGTTTTAAACCTTTCTTATTAGCCGCTATTCTTTGGTGTTGGCTGATAGGTGGAGGTTATTGTCTGGCAAAGTATCTTGTCCCAATGTTGGGTGTTGGGTGTTAA
- the recO gene encoding DNA repair protein RecO has translation MILKSKAIVLRSLKFGDSSLIIDMFTELEGRISFITRIPKTAKGKIKKQYFQPLTLLDLEFDYRPRTSLQRIKEVRILRPYGSIPFDPVKSAILLFLSEFLYYVTRGEQQNAYLYNYVCASMEWLDEAERDYANFHLVFMMRLSRFIGFFPNLDAYQAGACFDLRNATFTASAPLHSDYLLPADAAGINQLIRMDYENMYLFRLSRHDRNRISDIVLHYYRIHVPDMPELKSFQVMRELFS, from the coding sequence ATGATTTTGAAGTCAAAGGCAATTGTTTTGCGTTCTCTGAAGTTCGGTGATTCATCGCTAATAATTGATATGTTTACCGAGTTAGAGGGGCGTATTTCTTTTATAACGCGCATTCCAAAGACGGCGAAAGGGAAGATTAAGAAGCAGTATTTTCAACCACTGACCTTACTTGACCTTGAATTTGATTATCGTCCGCGAACCTCTTTGCAGCGTATAAAGGAAGTGCGTATCCTTCGCCCTTACGGCTCTATCCCCTTTGATCCAGTGAAGTCGGCTATCCTGCTCTTCCTTTCAGAATTCCTTTATTATGTTACACGTGGTGAGCAACAGAATGCTTACCTATACAATTATGTATGTGCGAGTATGGAATGGTTGGATGAGGCTGAGCGTGATTATGCCAATTTCCATCTTGTCTTTATGATGCGTTTGAGTCGTTTTATCGGTTTCTTCCCTAATCTTGATGCCTATCAGGCGGGTGCTTGTTTTGATCTTCGTAATGCAACCTTTACAGCAAGTGCACCTCTTCATTCTGATTATCTACTCCCTGCAGATGCAGCAGGTATTAATCAGTTGATTCGTATGGACTACGAGAATATGTATCTTTTCCGTCTTTCTCGTCACGATCGCAATCGTATTTCTGATATCGTATTACATTACTATCGAATTCATGTGCCTGATATGCCTGAGCTAAAAAGTTTTCAGGTAATGCGCGAGTTGTTTAGTTAA
- the rpsT gene encoding 30S ribosomal protein S20, protein MANHKSSLKRIRQDKVKTLHNRYYAKTMRNAVRKLRSMTDKEEAVKLYPVVQKMLDKLAKTNVIHQNKAANLKSALCKHVAALG, encoded by the coding sequence ATGGCAAATCACAAATCATCATTGAAGAGAATCCGTCAGGACAAGGTTAAGACTTTGCACAACAGATATTATGCTAAGACTATGCGTAACGCTGTACGCAAGTTGCGTAGCATGACGGATAAGGAAGAGGCTGTTAAGCTCTATCCTGTTGTACAGAAGATGTTGGACAAGTTGGCAAAGACTAACGTTATCCACCAGAACAAGGCAGCTAATTTGAAGTCTGCTCTCTGCAAGCACGTAGCTGCATTGGGATAA
- the hemG gene encoding protoporphyrinogen oxidase, which translates to MEERKIVVVGAGLTGLTCAAYLRRKGQDVVVLEAANRIGGLMQTEEVDGFVMEQGPSTGTIKYPEVAELFDMLGDNCTLEVAQSSAKCRLIWKDGRFHALPSGLWSAITTPLFTLKDKFRILGEPWRKKGIDPNESVGSLAERRLGRSFVDYAVDPFLSGVYAGDPYQIPTRLALPKLYDLEQRYGSFIKGSMALAKQPKTDREKRATKAVFSTRGGFRSLVSALGRVIGDKRIRTNCKELSIEPLGDKWKLSWGKNTIIAEQVVTTCPAYALPKLLNFLPKAQLDDLSNLSYAPVIEIGVGMKNTGDVHWNAFGGLVPSKEKQKVLGILMPSACFQGRSPKEGANYAFFIGGACHPEYINKTDEELTELVNTSLHTMLGYPKGTCADVIRIYRHSHAIPQYMPETDARLRTIDAVELAHPGLHIIGNLKDGIGMGDRIKQAVDMAEKISLSVS; encoded by the coding sequence ATGGAAGAAAGAAAGATAGTTGTCGTTGGTGCTGGTCTTACTGGTCTTACTTGTGCAGCTTATCTACGTCGTAAAGGTCAAGATGTAGTAGTTTTGGAGGCTGCCAATCGTATCGGTGGACTTATGCAGACGGAAGAGGTTGACGGCTTTGTGATGGAACAAGGACCGAGTACGGGTACTATTAAATACCCAGAAGTGGCTGAACTCTTCGATATGTTAGGCGATAATTGTACGTTGGAGGTAGCACAGAGTTCTGCTAAATGCCGTTTGATATGGAAAGATGGACGCTTTCATGCTCTACCTTCTGGACTCTGGTCTGCTATCACCACTCCTCTCTTCACGCTGAAAGATAAGTTCCGCATCCTTGGTGAACCATGGCGTAAGAAGGGGATAGACCCTAACGAGAGTGTGGGTAGCCTTGCTGAACGACGCTTGGGACGGTCATTTGTTGATTATGCAGTCGACCCTTTCCTCTCTGGTGTGTATGCTGGTGATCCTTATCAAATACCAACTCGCCTTGCTTTGCCTAAACTCTACGACTTAGAACAGCGTTATGGAAGCTTTATTAAAGGGTCTATGGCACTTGCAAAACAACCAAAGACGGACAGGGAAAAGCGTGCAACGAAGGCTGTCTTCTCTACTCGTGGAGGTTTCCGTAGTCTTGTTTCTGCGTTAGGCAGAGTTATAGGTGATAAGAGAATCCGAACGAATTGTAAAGAACTAAGTATAGAACCGTTAGGAGATAAGTGGAAACTGTCTTGGGGTAAGAATACTATAATAGCTGAACAGGTTGTTACAACTTGTCCTGCCTATGCCTTGCCTAAGTTATTGAACTTCTTACCTAAGGCTCAACTTGACGACTTAAGCAATCTTTCTTATGCTCCAGTGATTGAGATTGGAGTGGGAATGAAGAATACGGGGGATGTACATTGGAATGCCTTTGGTGGATTAGTACCGTCAAAAGAAAAGCAGAAAGTGTTGGGGATCCTTATGCCTTCCGCTTGTTTTCAGGGGCGTTCGCCTAAGGAAGGAGCCAATTACGCATTCTTTATTGGTGGTGCTTGTCATCCTGAATATATCAATAAGACGGATGAAGAACTGACAGAATTGGTTAATACGTCCCTTCATACGATGTTGGGTTATCCTAAAGGCACGTGTGCTGACGTCATTCGTATTTACAGACACAGCCATGCTATTCCACAATATATGCCCGAAACAGATGCTCGCCTTCGTACTATTGATGCCGTAGAACTTGCTCATCCTGGTTTACATATCATTGGTAATTTGAAAGATGGTATCGGTATGGGCGATAGAATCAAGCAGGCTGTGGATATGGCAGAGAAGATTAGTTTGTCTGTATCGTAA
- the hemN gene encoding oxygen-independent coproporphyrinogen III oxidase — MKQELIDKYNVSVPRYTSYPPANFFRPFAGEEFLKEIDYSNEVREKNLSFYFHMPFCRRLCHYCGCNSYPMAKEEGVEAYVQALHKEIDIVAKHLDKSRRISQIHYGGGSPTAMPVSVLKELNEHLLSLFSTIEQPEIAIECHPGYLTAGDWQGLLDARFNRFSLGVQDFNEEVLRLVNRTPSELPTEEIVSILRSVGVNINMDFLFGLPLQTSDSFKKTIERAVAMRPDRVTTFSYGHCPWIFKRQMILEKAGLPDTEEKALMFQKAKDVLHEAGYLSIGLDHFVLPNDELSEALQSHRLHRNFQGYCTRRTTGQVYAFGVTGISQLETAYAQNTKSIDEYISEVSAGTLSIRKGYQLTPKERIVREVIERLMCNYHLDWTHLAEDLAVSVADVKEAINYDVERLQEMERDGILCLTENTLEMTGEGNPFVRTVAAALDPMMVATDKKFSKPI; from the coding sequence ATGAAGCAAGAACTGATTGATAAATACAATGTATCTGTACCTCGTTATACGAGTTATCCACCAGCTAACTTCTTCCGACCTTTTGCAGGGGAAGAGTTTCTGAAGGAGATTGATTATAGCAATGAGGTGCGTGAGAAGAATCTTTCTTTTTATTTTCACATGCCTTTCTGTCGGCGTCTTTGTCATTATTGTGGCTGCAACTCTTATCCAATGGCTAAAGAGGAGGGTGTTGAAGCCTATGTGCAAGCACTGCATAAGGAGATAGACATCGTAGCAAAGCATCTGGATAAAAGTAGACGTATATCGCAGATTCATTATGGTGGTGGTAGTCCTACTGCTATGCCTGTAAGCGTTCTTAAAGAACTGAATGAGCATCTGCTGTCACTCTTTTCTACGATAGAACAGCCTGAGATAGCCATAGAATGTCATCCTGGTTATCTAACAGCTGGGGACTGGCAAGGACTATTGGATGCACGATTTAATCGTTTTAGTTTAGGGGTACAGGACTTCAATGAAGAGGTGTTGAGGCTTGTTAATCGTACGCCTTCTGAATTGCCAACAGAGGAAATAGTGTCAATTCTTCGTAGTGTGGGCGTTAATATTAATATGGACTTCCTCTTTGGCTTACCACTTCAGACATCGGATAGCTTTAAGAAGACGATAGAGCGCGCTGTAGCAATGCGTCCCGATCGTGTTACAACATTTAGTTATGGACACTGTCCATGGATCTTTAAGCGTCAGATGATACTTGAAAAGGCTGGTCTTCCTGATACGGAGGAGAAGGCTTTGATGTTCCAAAAAGCTAAGGATGTGTTGCATGAGGCGGGTTATCTTAGTATCGGTTTGGACCATTTTGTTCTTCCTAATGATGAACTATCTGAGGCTTTGCAATCACATAGACTACATCGAAACTTCCAAGGTTATTGTACTCGTCGCACAACGGGACAGGTGTATGCCTTCGGAGTGACGGGTATCAGCCAATTAGAAACTGCTTATGCACAGAATACAAAGTCGATAGATGAATATATATCAGAAGTTTCTGCGGGTACATTGTCTATTCGGAAAGGCTACCAATTAACGCCCAAAGAGCGTATAGTACGTGAAGTAATTGAGCGTTTGATGTGTAACTATCATCTTGATTGGACACACCTTGCGGAGGATCTTGCTGTGTCGGTAGCTGACGTGAAGGAGGCTATCAATTATGATGTTGAACGCCTGCAAGAGATGGAAAGAGATGGTATTCTTTGTTTAACAGAGAATACTTTAGAGATGACAGGGGAGGGGAATCCCTTTGTTCGTACTGTGGCTGCAGCGCTTGATCCGATGATGGTGGCTACGGATAAGAAGTTTTCAAAGCCGATATAA
- a CDS encoding MFS transporter: MFNSLSSKKLSFGTFFCLYIAQMVPSSFLMTALQVIMREGQYSLATIGLLNLVRVPWTIKFLWSPFVDRHCVTVRDYKRTIITTELIYAVALLATGLINVRSEIMLVVILAFISMLASATQDIATDALAILSFKKHDHSMLNSMQSMGAFGGAVIGGGVLLILLKSYGWNVVVPCLALFVCMMIIPLMFNPHIKIENEKPRERAKWTDIFIFFGRKEIWPQIGFLLLYYMGIIGILSMLRPYLVDKGYDMKEIGFLTGIVGTAASFVMAWFSGVLIRRIGIYKARIIIAGLIILAPIYFLAMTFADFNKTAFVIGIIYIQACYGLATVVLYTTAMQCVRPGREGTDFTIQIVISHVSGLLIAVLAGTVAHIFDYRGLYIAETVVAIISLIYVLSAFRKEK; this comes from the coding sequence ATGTTCAACAGCCTTTCATCAAAGAAATTAAGTTTTGGTACGTTCTTCTGTCTATATATCGCACAGATGGTACCGTCATCCTTTCTTATGACAGCCTTACAGGTTATCATGAGGGAAGGACAATATAGTCTTGCAACCATTGGGTTGCTAAACCTTGTCCGAGTTCCATGGACGATAAAGTTTCTATGGTCGCCTTTTGTTGACCGCCACTGCGTAACAGTGCGTGACTACAAACGTACGATTATCACTACAGAGTTGATATATGCCGTAGCACTCTTAGCCACAGGGCTTATTAATGTACGTTCAGAAATCATGCTTGTAGTCATTCTTGCGTTTATCTCTATGCTTGCCTCGGCTACACAAGACATTGCTACAGATGCACTTGCCATCCTTTCTTTTAAGAAGCACGACCATAGCATGCTCAATAGTATGCAGTCTATGGGAGCCTTTGGAGGTGCAGTTATTGGAGGAGGAGTCTTGCTCATCTTACTAAAAAGCTATGGTTGGAACGTTGTAGTACCCTGCTTAGCCTTGTTTGTTTGTATGATGATTATTCCTTTAATGTTTAATCCTCATATCAAGATAGAGAATGAGAAACCAAGAGAGCGTGCCAAGTGGACAGACATCTTTATCTTCTTTGGACGTAAGGAGATATGGCCGCAGATAGGTTTCTTACTGCTGTATTATATGGGAATCATCGGTATTCTTTCCATGTTGCGTCCTTACCTCGTTGATAAGGGATACGATATGAAGGAGATAGGATTCCTTACTGGTATCGTTGGAACTGCTGCTTCCTTCGTTATGGCGTGGTTTTCTGGAGTGCTTATACGCCGAATCGGAATTTATAAGGCTCGTATTATCATTGCAGGACTTATTATTCTGGCACCAATCTATTTTCTTGCAATGACTTTTGCAGACTTTAACAAGACTGCATTTGTTATCGGAATCATTTATATCCAAGCTTGTTACGGATTGGCTACTGTGGTTCTTTATACTACAGCTATGCAATGTGTACGTCCCGGTAGAGAAGGGACCGACTTCACCATACAAATTGTTATTAGTCATGTAAGCGGTCTGCTCATTGCGGTATTGGCGGGAACGGTGGCGCATATCTTCGACTATCGTGGTCTTTATATAGCTGAAACAGTGGTGGCTATCATCAGCCTTATTTATGTTCTCTCAGCCTTTAGGAAGGAAAAATAA